A single window of Streptomyces cathayae DNA harbors:
- a CDS encoding DUF3618 domain-containing protein — MTRDVNGANPPARAVDSGSGSHIEPGVEQDAAARGAKGPDELRQEIERTRHELGDTVEELAGKMDVKGHALARVDDLRDKAGAMTVQLRSSATQVRRAGTRKPWPVMVAGGAAAGLAATAGMAVLRRRGAH, encoded by the coding sequence ATGACGCGGGATGTGAACGGGGCGAACCCGCCTGCGCGGGCGGTGGATTCCGGTTCCGGTTCCCACATCGAGCCCGGGGTCGAGCAGGACGCCGCCGCCCGCGGAGCCAAGGGGCCGGACGAACTGCGGCAGGAGATCGAGCGGACCCGGCACGAACTCGGCGACACCGTCGAGGAGCTGGCCGGAAAGATGGATGTCAAGGGGCATGCGCTGGCCCGCGTGGACGACCTGCGCGACAAGGCCGGTGCGATGACCGTGCAGCTGCGGAGCAGCGCCACCCAGGTCCGGCGGGCCGGAACACGGAAGCCGTGGCCGGTGATGGTCGCCGGGGGAGCGGCGGCCGGGCTGGCCGCGACGGCCGGGATGGCGGTGCTGCGGCGGCGCGGGGCGCACTGA
- a CDS encoding endonuclease/exonuclease/phosphatase family protein, whose protein sequence is MPSKSSARLAALTVAAVCAASAVTLASPAHAESVRIHDIQGDTRISPYAGQQVTDVTGIVTGIRTYGSSRGFWIQDPNPDADPATSEGVFVFTGSTPQGVAVGDAVTVSGTVTEFVPGGTASGNQSLTEITRPTVTVVSRGNPVPAATRIDARSVPAAYTPAGDPAANGSVNALPLRPDRYALDLYESLEGMNVQVSDARVVGATDPYTELWVTVKPWENRTLRGGTVYGSYDDRNTGRLQIQSLGRAADFPDANVGDTLAGTTAGPLDFNQFGGYTLVAGELGTLKSKDQRRESTRRQHTGELAIATYNVENLDPSDGTFAAHADAIVRHLRSPDIVSLEEIQDNNGSTDDGTVAADETVAGLIDAIEAAGGPRYDWRSVDPADKADGGEPGGNIRQVFLFDPERVSFTDRAGGDATTAVGVAKVRGKAALTHSPGRIDPTSHAFENSRKPLAGEFVFRGRTVIVIANHFASKGGDQSLTSQYQPPSRGSETQRHLQAKAVHDFTAKVLKTQKNADVVVLGDINDFEFSTTTKILEGRDTLWSAVKSLPRSERYSYVYQGNSQVLDQILISPSIRRGGTFSYDSVHINAEFHDQISDHDPQILRFRP, encoded by the coding sequence TTGCCGAGCAAGTCGTCCGCGCGCCTCGCCGCGCTCACCGTCGCCGCCGTGTGCGCGGCGTCCGCCGTCACCCTCGCCTCGCCCGCGCACGCGGAGTCCGTGCGCATCCACGACATCCAGGGCGACACCCGGATATCGCCGTACGCCGGACAGCAGGTCACCGACGTGACCGGAATCGTCACCGGCATCCGCACCTACGGCTCGTCCCGCGGCTTCTGGATCCAGGACCCGAACCCGGACGCCGACCCGGCCACCAGCGAGGGCGTCTTCGTCTTCACCGGTTCGACCCCCCAGGGGGTCGCCGTCGGCGACGCCGTCACGGTCTCCGGCACGGTCACGGAGTTCGTCCCCGGCGGTACGGCCTCCGGCAACCAGTCGCTGACGGAGATCACCCGGCCCACGGTCACCGTCGTCTCCCGCGGCAACCCGGTCCCGGCCGCCACCAGGATCGACGCGCGGTCCGTACCCGCCGCCTACACCCCGGCCGGCGACCCCGCCGCGAACGGCTCGGTCAACGCACTCCCGCTGCGCCCCGACCGGTACGCCCTGGACCTCTACGAGTCCCTGGAGGGCATGAACGTCCAGGTCTCCGACGCCCGGGTGGTCGGCGCCACCGACCCGTACACCGAACTCTGGGTCACCGTGAAGCCGTGGGAGAACCGCACCCTGCGCGGCGGCACGGTCTACGGCTCCTACGACGACCGGAACACCGGCCGCCTGCAGATCCAGTCCCTGGGCCGGGCCGCGGACTTCCCCGACGCGAACGTCGGCGACACCCTCGCCGGCACCACCGCGGGCCCGCTGGACTTCAACCAGTTCGGCGGCTACACGCTCGTGGCGGGCGAACTCGGCACGCTGAAGAGCAAGGACCAGCGGCGCGAGTCCACCCGCCGGCAGCACACCGGTGAACTGGCGATCGCCACCTACAACGTGGAGAACCTCGACCCGTCCGACGGCACCTTCGCCGCGCACGCCGACGCGATCGTGCGCCACCTGAGGTCGCCTGACATCGTCTCCCTGGAGGAGATCCAGGACAACAACGGTTCCACCGACGACGGCACGGTCGCCGCCGACGAGACGGTGGCCGGGCTGATCGACGCGATCGAGGCGGCCGGCGGCCCGCGCTACGACTGGCGCTCCGTCGACCCGGCGGACAAGGCCGACGGCGGCGAACCGGGCGGCAACATCCGCCAGGTGTTCCTCTTCGACCCGGAGCGGGTCTCCTTCACCGACCGCGCGGGCGGCGACGCCACCACGGCCGTCGGCGTCGCCAAGGTGCGCGGCAAGGCGGCCCTGACGCACTCCCCCGGCCGGATCGATCCGACGTCCCATGCCTTCGAGAACAGCCGCAAGCCGCTGGCCGGCGAGTTCGTCTTCCGCGGCCGCACGGTCATCGTGATCGCCAACCACTTCGCCTCCAAGGGCGGCGACCAGAGCCTGACCTCGCAGTACCAGCCGCCGTCGCGCGGCTCCGAGACCCAGCGCCACCTCCAGGCGAAGGCGGTCCACGACTTCACCGCGAAGGTCCTCAAGACCCAGAAGAACGCGGACGTCGTCGTCCTGGGCGACATCAACGACTTCGAGTTCTCCACCACGACCAAGATCCTCGAGGGCCGGGACACTCTCTGGTCAGCCGTCAAGTCCCTCCCCAGGAGCGAGCGTTACTCCTACGTCTACCAGGGCAACAGCCAGGTCCTGGACCAGATCCTGATCAGCCCGTCGATCCGCCGCGGCGGCACGTTCTCGTACGACAGCGTGCACATCAACGCCGAGTTCCACGACCAGATCAGCGACCACGACCCACAGATCCTGCGCTTCCGCCCGTAG
- a CDS encoding alkaline phosphatase PhoX: protein MSLTRRDFTRTSAVAGAGVALVGSVGALASAPHALASHDAESVGEDREQARRHHPTVGYGPLVPDPDGILALPAGFSYRILTYTGRTRLETGEFTPAEHDGTAAFPGPRGTTLLVNNHEIDGPRDEAEFPVPLAEGLVYDPGAPGGCTVVEVRPDGSVAEWVGIAGTADNCAGGSTPWDTWLTCEENSDRAGENGMTKDHGYVFEVDPADRRANRDPKPLKFFGRYDHEAVVIDPRRGHAYLTEDADEPNGLFFRWSPPEDFRHGPGRFRTLADDAGVLQAPKCYDSGGRFVDDLSRATRTGTVYGVDWVDVPDRDARTVSVREQFGPGEITRGRKLEGMWWGDGGAYFVSSYAREESPVQHDGQVWFYDPRRRTLTLKVLLGVNPDPGKEGAFDGPDNITVSPYGGLVIAEDGDGVQHLFGATDSGRTYPIARNELNIGTEQEPEFSEFTGVTFSPDGRTLYTNIQEPGILLAVTGPWKRQKRR, encoded by the coding sequence ATGTCGCTCACCCGCAGGGACTTCACCAGAACATCCGCGGTCGCCGGTGCCGGTGTCGCACTGGTGGGCAGCGTCGGCGCCCTCGCCTCCGCACCCCACGCCCTCGCGTCCCACGACGCCGAGAGCGTGGGAGAGGACCGGGAGCAGGCCCGGCGGCACCACCCCACGGTCGGCTACGGCCCCCTGGTCCCCGACCCCGACGGCATCCTCGCCCTGCCCGCCGGCTTCTCGTACCGCATCCTCACGTACACGGGCAGGACCAGGCTCGAGACCGGCGAGTTCACCCCGGCCGAGCACGACGGCACGGCCGCCTTCCCCGGCCCGCGCGGCACCACCCTCCTGGTCAACAACCACGAGATCGACGGCCCGCGCGACGAGGCGGAGTTCCCCGTCCCGCTCGCCGAGGGCCTCGTCTACGACCCGGGCGCCCCCGGCGGCTGCACGGTCGTCGAGGTGCGCCCCGACGGCAGCGTCGCCGAGTGGGTCGGCATCGCCGGCACCGCCGACAACTGCGCGGGCGGCAGCACCCCCTGGGACACCTGGCTCACCTGCGAGGAGAACTCCGACCGGGCCGGCGAGAACGGCATGACCAAGGACCACGGCTACGTCTTCGAGGTCGACCCGGCCGACCGGCGCGCCAACCGCGACCCCAAGCCGCTGAAGTTCTTCGGCCGTTACGACCACGAGGCCGTCGTCATCGACCCCAGGCGCGGCCACGCCTACCTCACCGAGGACGCCGACGAGCCCAACGGCCTGTTCTTCCGCTGGAGTCCGCCCGAGGACTTCCGCCACGGCCCCGGCAGGTTCCGCACCCTCGCCGACGACGCGGGCGTCCTCCAGGCGCCCAAGTGCTACGACTCCGGCGGCCGGTTCGTCGACGACCTCTCCCGCGCCACCAGGACCGGCACGGTGTACGGCGTCGACTGGGTCGACGTACCGGACCGCGACGCGCGGACCGTCTCCGTGCGCGAGCAGTTCGGGCCCGGTGAGATCACCCGGGGCCGCAAGCTGGAGGGCATGTGGTGGGGCGACGGCGGGGCGTACTTCGTCTCCTCGTACGCCCGTGAGGAGAGCCCCGTCCAGCACGACGGCCAGGTCTGGTTCTACGACCCCCGGCGCCGCACCCTGACCCTCAAGGTCCTGCTCGGCGTGAACCCCGACCCCGGCAAGGAAGGCGCCTTCGACGGCCCCGACAACATCACCGTCTCCCCGTACGGCGGGCTGGTCATCGCCGAGGACGGCGACGGCGTGCAGCACCTGTTCGGCGCCACCGACAGCGGACGCACCTACCCCATCGCCCGCAACGAACTGAACATCGGCACCGAACAGGAGCCGGAGTTCAGCGAGTTCACCGGCGTCACCTTCTCGCCCGACGGAAGGACCCTGTACACCAACATCCAGGAACCGGGCATCCTGCTCGCCGTCACCGGCCCCTGGAAGCGGCAGAAGCGCCGGTAG
- a CDS encoding TROVE domain-containing protein, whose amino-acid sequence MARFNTRAAKAQSASRVTSTGRVLRTYEGGRGREREPRSELFLLAVSHLVTQRTFYEAGDDRDDRFAKLVRELAVSDPSWTAGLLGWLRGEGNLRTASIVGAAEYVKARLDAGVTGGPSNRQVVDSVLRRPDEPGELLAYWTAMYGRNVPKPVKRGVADAVRRLYGGKALLKYDTASKGYRFGDILNLVHAAPDPDKPWQGELFRYALDRRHNPDTAVPPAPNRVLTAHHELMALPVEERRAVVTAPDGAERLAAAGITWEALAGWLQGPMDKAAWEAMIPSMGTMALVRNLRNFDEAGVSDEVAARVADRLADPAEVAKSRQFPFRYLAAYRHAPSPRWSYPLERALGHSLANVPAMPGRTLVLVDRSGSMFSSRMSDRSELTRADAAAVFGTALALRAAKADLVEFGSTSKPVPFRRGEAVLKILGRFGDLGGTDTTGAVRRHYERHDRVLIVTDEQYTHSRHGDPTEQVPADVPVYTWNLAGYRAGHGPSGTANRHTFGGLSDAAFRMVPLLEAGRDADWPWAV is encoded by the coding sequence ATGGCGCGATTCAACACCCGGGCCGCCAAGGCACAGTCGGCGTCGCGCGTGACGTCGACCGGCCGCGTGCTGCGTACGTACGAGGGCGGCCGTGGGCGCGAGCGGGAGCCGCGCTCCGAACTCTTCCTGCTCGCCGTCTCCCACCTCGTGACGCAGCGGACCTTCTACGAGGCCGGCGACGACCGTGACGACCGGTTCGCGAAGCTCGTGCGCGAGCTCGCCGTGAGCGACCCGTCCTGGACGGCCGGGCTGCTCGGCTGGCTGCGCGGCGAGGGAAACCTGCGGACCGCCTCGATCGTGGGCGCCGCCGAGTACGTCAAGGCCCGCCTCGACGCCGGCGTGACCGGCGGCCCGTCGAACCGGCAGGTCGTGGACTCCGTGCTGCGGCGGCCCGACGAGCCCGGCGAACTGCTCGCCTACTGGACCGCGATGTACGGCCGGAACGTCCCGAAGCCGGTCAAGCGAGGTGTCGCCGACGCCGTACGGCGGCTCTACGGCGGCAAGGCCCTGCTGAAGTACGACACCGCCTCCAAGGGCTACCGCTTCGGCGACATCCTCAACCTGGTGCACGCGGCCCCCGACCCGGACAAGCCGTGGCAGGGCGAACTGTTCCGGTACGCCCTCGACCGCCGGCACAACCCGGACACCGCGGTTCCGCCCGCCCCGAACCGTGTCCTCACCGCGCACCACGAGCTGATGGCGCTGCCCGTCGAGGAGCGGCGCGCGGTCGTCACCGCACCCGACGGAGCCGAGCGGCTCGCCGCCGCGGGCATCACCTGGGAGGCGCTGGCGGGCTGGCTGCAGGGGCCGATGGACAAGGCGGCCTGGGAGGCCATGATCCCGTCCATGGGCACGATGGCCCTGGTGCGGAACCTGCGGAACTTCGACGAGGCGGGGGTGTCCGACGAGGTCGCCGCGCGGGTCGCCGACCGCCTCGCCGACCCGGCGGAGGTCGCGAAGTCGCGGCAGTTCCCCTTCCGGTACCTCGCCGCGTACCGGCACGCGCCGTCGCCGCGCTGGTCGTACCCGCTGGAGCGGGCGCTCGGTCACTCGCTGGCCAACGTGCCCGCGATGCCCGGCCGCACCCTGGTGCTCGTCGACCGCTCGGGCTCGATGTTCTCCTCACGGATGTCGGACCGCTCCGAGCTGACCCGCGCGGACGCGGCGGCGGTCTTCGGCACGGCGCTCGCGCTGCGGGCCGCGAAGGCGGACCTCGTCGAGTTCGGCTCGACGAGCAAGCCGGTGCCGTTCCGCCGGGGCGAGGCGGTGCTGAAGATCCTCGGCCGGTTCGGCGACCTCGGCGGCACCGACACCACCGGGGCGGTGCGCCGGCACTACGAGCGGCACGACCGGGTGCTGATCGTCACCGACGAGCAGTACACCCACAGCCGGCACGGCGACCCGACCGAGCAGGTCCCGGCCGATGTGCCGGTCTACACCTGGAACCTCGCCGGATACCGTGCGGGCCACGGCCCGTCGGGCACGGCGAACCGGCACACCTTCGGCGGCCTGTCGGACGCCGCTTTCCGCATGGTCCCGCTGCTCGAGGCCGGGCGGGACGCCGACTGGCCGTGGGCCGTCTGA
- a CDS encoding GntR family transcriptional regulator produces the protein MEAMRPVRRTLLRERAHEAIRDAIVAGEIEPGAVVRDAELAERLGLSRAPVREAFSRLVDEGLLESKPQSYTRVTPLVAGDVQDAAAVVGAMHELVTRVAVPRLREADVDLMRAANERFAAAVRAGDVDGALRADDELHDVLVRVSGNRAAAATAARYTPLIRRLERQRFGEGGTCRSAGLHERLIEACAAGDPDEAVRVTAEIWRGLVELADVPEAL, from the coding sequence ATGGAGGCCATGCGACCCGTACGGCGCACCCTGCTCAGGGAGCGTGCCCACGAAGCGATCCGGGACGCCATCGTGGCCGGGGAGATCGAACCCGGGGCGGTGGTGCGGGACGCCGAGCTCGCCGAGCGGCTCGGGCTGTCCCGCGCACCGGTGCGCGAGGCGTTCTCGCGGCTGGTCGACGAGGGGCTGCTGGAGAGCAAGCCGCAGAGCTACACCCGCGTGACCCCCCTGGTGGCCGGTGACGTCCAGGACGCGGCGGCCGTCGTCGGCGCCATGCACGAACTGGTCACCCGCGTCGCCGTACCGCGGCTGCGCGAGGCCGACGTGGACCTCATGCGTGCCGCCAACGAGCGGTTCGCCGCCGCCGTACGGGCCGGTGACGTGGACGGCGCGCTGCGCGCCGACGACGAACTGCACGACGTACTCGTACGGGTGAGCGGCAACCGCGCCGCCGCCGCGACCGCCGCCCGCTACACGCCCCTCATCCGCCGGCTGGAACGGCAGCGCTTCGGCGAGGGCGGCACCTGCCGTTCCGCCGGGCTGCACGAACGGCTGATCGAGGCCTGCGCGGCCGGAGACCCGGACGAAGCGGTCCGGGTCACGGCGGAGATCTGGCGGGGTCTGGTAGAGCTCGCCGACGTTCCCGAGGCTCTCTGA
- a CDS encoding 1-aminocyclopropane-1-carboxylate deaminase, with amino-acid sequence MSLSAYERYPLLFGPSPVHPLERLTAHLGGATLWAKREDCNSGVAYGGNKTRKLEYLVADALAQGCDTLVSIGGVQSNHTRQVAAVAARAGLGCVLVQESWVEWPDAVYDKVGNILISRLAGADVRLVRAGFGIGFKESWEQALREVEEAGGKPYAIPAGASDHPLGGLGFANWAQEVAEQERERGVFFDTVIVCSVTGSTQAGMVAGFRALEEAGGRPRRVIGIDASAAPVRTREQIARIAQNTGRLIGVKAELTEGDVELDERYHAGTYGIPDDTTLDAMRLAARTEGMVTDPVYEGKSMAGLIDLVSRGEIGRESTVLYAHLGGQPALNAYSALF; translated from the coding sequence ATGTCCCTGTCTGCCTACGAGCGTTACCCCCTGCTCTTCGGACCCTCGCCCGTGCATCCGTTGGAGCGGCTGACCGCGCATCTCGGTGGCGCCACCCTGTGGGCCAAGCGTGAGGACTGCAACTCCGGTGTGGCCTACGGCGGGAACAAGACCCGCAAGCTCGAGTACCTGGTCGCCGACGCGCTCGCCCAGGGCTGCGACACCCTGGTCTCCATCGGCGGGGTGCAGTCCAACCACACCCGCCAGGTCGCCGCCGTCGCCGCCCGCGCCGGACTGGGGTGCGTACTGGTGCAGGAGAGCTGGGTGGAGTGGCCGGACGCCGTGTACGACAAGGTCGGCAACATCCTGATCAGCCGGCTCGCCGGCGCCGATGTGCGCCTGGTGCGGGCCGGTTTCGGGATCGGCTTCAAGGAGAGCTGGGAGCAGGCGCTCAGGGAGGTCGAGGAGGCCGGCGGCAAGCCCTATGCCATCCCGGCCGGCGCCTCCGACCATCCGCTCGGCGGGCTCGGCTTCGCCAACTGGGCGCAGGAGGTCGCCGAGCAGGAGCGAGAGCGGGGCGTCTTCTTCGACACCGTGATCGTGTGCTCGGTCACCGGGTCCACCCAGGCCGGCATGGTCGCCGGTTTCCGCGCCCTGGAGGAGGCGGGCGGGCGCCCCCGGCGGGTGATCGGGATCGACGCGTCGGCGGCACCCGTCCGCACCCGCGAACAGATCGCGCGGATCGCGCAGAACACCGGCCGGCTCATCGGGGTCAAGGCCGAGTTGACCGAGGGCGACGTCGAACTGGACGAGCGGTACCACGCGGGCACCTACGGCATCCCCGACGACACCACGCTGGACGCGATGCGGCTCGCGGCCCGCACGGAGGGGATGGTCACCGACCCCGTGTACGAGGGCAAGTCGATGGCCGGGCTGATCGACCTGGTGTCCCGCGGCGAGATCGGCCGCGAGTCCACCGTGCTCTACGCCCACCTGGGCGGGCAGCCCGCGCTGAACGCGTACAGCGCGCTGTTCTGA
- a CDS encoding TerD family protein encodes MTPGSNIPLSTARVAVDVAAPVRLDVSGLLLTADGKVRSDDDFIFYNQPAGPGVTYRSGGGTAPDAIIIDTAAVPPGIEKIVVTASPDAAGQTFQGIEPTATIRDADSSAVLATFTPPSLGSETALVVVEIYLRNGAWKARAVGQGYANGLAGIATDFGVTVEEPAAPAQPVTPPPPAVQPPVSPPAPPTSAPQAPPAPAAPQAPPAAAPGTGKINLDKGRVSLQKHQTVSLMKGGRPLLSRVRMGLGWEPAYRGKDIDLDASVIAYGPQRNHIDSCYFGKLQIVGGAIQHSGDNLTGEGAGDDETITVDLGRLPQDVTGLVFTVNSFSGQKFTQVAKAYCRLLDAGTGEELVRFDLTSAEPQTGVMMAKLIRQFTGEWEMTAMGEFVKSRTVRGMVKPAAQSL; translated from the coding sequence ATGACCCCCGGCTCGAACATCCCCCTCTCCACCGCCCGTGTGGCGGTGGACGTCGCCGCGCCCGTGCGTCTCGACGTTTCGGGCCTGCTGCTCACCGCCGACGGCAAGGTGCGCTCCGACGACGATTTCATCTTCTACAACCAGCCCGCCGGCCCCGGTGTGACCTACCGTTCCGGCGGCGGCACGGCCCCCGACGCCATCATCATCGACACCGCGGCCGTCCCGCCCGGCATCGAGAAGATCGTCGTCACCGCGAGCCCCGACGCCGCAGGACAGACCTTCCAGGGCATCGAGCCGACGGCCACCATCCGCGACGCGGACAGCAGCGCCGTCCTGGCGACGTTCACTCCCCCGAGCCTCGGCTCCGAGACGGCACTGGTGGTCGTCGAGATCTACCTGCGCAACGGCGCCTGGAAGGCCCGCGCGGTCGGCCAGGGCTACGCCAACGGCCTGGCCGGCATCGCCACCGACTTCGGAGTCACGGTCGAGGAACCGGCCGCCCCCGCCCAGCCGGTCACCCCGCCCCCGCCCGCCGTGCAGCCGCCGGTGAGCCCGCCGGCCCCGCCGACGTCCGCCCCGCAGGCCCCGCCGGCGCCCGCCGCTCCCCAGGCGCCGCCCGCCGCCGCGCCCGGCACCGGGAAGATCAACCTCGACAAGGGCCGGGTCAGCCTCCAGAAGCACCAGACCGTCTCCCTGATGAAGGGCGGCCGCCCGCTGCTCTCGCGGGTCCGGATGGGCCTCGGCTGGGAGCCCGCGTACCGGGGCAAGGACATCGACCTCGACGCCTCGGTCATCGCCTACGGCCCGCAGCGCAACCACATCGACAGCTGCTACTTCGGCAAGCTCCAGATCGTGGGCGGCGCGATCCAGCACTCCGGCGACAACCTCACGGGCGAGGGCGCCGGGGACGACGAGACGATCACGGTGGACCTCGGCCGCCTCCCGCAGGACGTCACCGGCCTGGTCTTCACGGTCAACTCGTTCTCCGGCCAGAAGTTCACCCAGGTGGCCAAGGCGTACTGCCGTCTCCTGGACGCCGGCACCGGCGAGGAGCTGGTCCGCTTCGACCTCACCTCCGCCGAGCCGCAGACGGGCGTGATGATGGCGAAGCTGATCCGCCAGTTCACCGGCGAGTGGGAGATGACCGCGATGGGCGAGTTCGTGAAGTCCCGCACGGTCCGCGGCATGGTCAAACCGGCCGCCCAGTCGCTGTAG
- a CDS encoding carbohydrate ABC transporter permease, with amino-acid sequence MSTTAVRTRGRIRRGAGLGLVAWLAGIVFFLPVAWMALTSFHSEEDAATNPPSFTAALTLDGYREFFGAGGGASPWPSLINSTVASVASVLLVLLLALPAAYALSVRPVKRWTDVLFFFLSTKMLPVVAGLLPIYLFAKNTGMLDNIWLLVLLYTSMNLPIAVWMMHSFLSEIPVAVIEAARIDGARLPTVLARVIAPMALPGIAATALICFIFSWNELLFARVLTGVVAGTAPVFLTGFITSQGLFLAKVCAASLVISLPVLAAGFAAQDKLVQGLSLGAVK; translated from the coding sequence ATGAGCACCACCGCCGTACGCACCCGCGGCCGGATCCGCAGGGGAGCGGGTCTCGGTCTGGTGGCCTGGCTGGCCGGGATCGTCTTCTTCCTGCCCGTCGCCTGGATGGCGCTGACGTCCTTCCACTCCGAGGAGGACGCGGCCACCAACCCGCCGTCCTTCACCGCCGCCCTCACCCTGGACGGCTACCGCGAGTTCTTCGGCGCGGGCGGCGGCGCGAGCCCCTGGCCGTCCCTGATCAACTCGACGGTGGCGTCCGTGGCCTCGGTGCTCCTGGTCCTGCTGCTCGCGCTCCCGGCGGCGTACGCCCTGTCCGTCCGTCCGGTGAAGCGGTGGACGGACGTCCTGTTCTTCTTCCTCTCCACCAAGATGCTGCCGGTCGTGGCCGGCCTGCTGCCGATCTACCTGTTCGCCAAGAACACCGGGATGCTCGACAACATCTGGCTGCTGGTCCTGCTCTACACGTCCATGAACCTGCCGATCGCCGTGTGGATGATGCACTCCTTCCTCTCGGAGATCCCGGTCGCGGTGATCGAGGCCGCCCGGATCGACGGCGCCCGGCTGCCGACGGTGCTGGCGCGCGTGATCGCCCCGATGGCGCTGCCCGGCATCGCGGCGACGGCCCTGATCTGCTTCATCTTCAGCTGGAACGAACTGCTGTTCGCCCGGGTGCTGACGGGCGTGGTCGCCGGGACCGCCCCCGTCTTCCTGACCGGCTTCATCACCAGCCAGGGCCTCTTCCTGGCCAAGGTGTGCGCCGCGTCGCTGGTCATCTCCCTGCCGGTGCTCGCCGCGGGGTTCGCCGCTCAGGACAAACTCGTCCAGGGCCTGTCGCTGGGAGCCGTGAAATGA
- a CDS encoding carbohydrate ABC transporter permease, with amino-acid sequence MTATAPAPSAVPDSRTSGGRRSGRLRGWATRAPLLPALIFMIAVTQLPFVATLVISFFDWNSLYPDARRFAGFENYGEVLGDPALRRSVWTTILLTVAVVLTSLVLGLLLALLLDRRFRGRGIVRTLLIAPFLVVPVAAALLWKHVLYNPEYGLLNGLLHYVGGPQPDWISGTPLPAVQAALVWQWTPFMMLILLAGLQSRDQEQLEAARVDGASDWQIFRHLTLPHLRRYLELGALLGSIYIVQNFDAVFTITSGGLGTANLPYTVYQTFYQAHENGLASAAGVLVVIGSIIIATFALRVVSSLFREEVSRA; translated from the coding sequence ATGACCGCCACCGCACCGGCCCCCTCAGCCGTCCCGGACAGCCGCACGAGCGGTGGCCGACGCTCCGGCCGGCTGCGCGGCTGGGCCACCAGAGCCCCGCTGCTGCCCGCCCTGATCTTCATGATCGCGGTCACCCAGCTGCCCTTCGTGGCCACGCTGGTGATCTCCTTCTTCGACTGGAACTCCCTCTACCCCGACGCCCGGCGGTTCGCCGGCTTCGAGAACTACGGAGAGGTCCTCGGCGACCCCGCCCTCCGCCGGTCGGTCTGGACGACGATCCTGCTGACGGTGGCGGTCGTCCTCACCAGCCTGGTCCTCGGACTGCTGCTCGCCCTGCTGCTCGACCGGAGGTTCCGCGGCCGGGGCATCGTCCGCACCCTGCTCATCGCCCCGTTCCTGGTGGTGCCGGTGGCGGCGGCCCTGCTGTGGAAGCACGTGCTCTACAACCCCGAGTACGGCCTGCTCAACGGCCTGCTGCACTATGTCGGCGGGCCGCAGCCGGACTGGATCTCGGGCACCCCGCTGCCGGCCGTTCAGGCCGCGCTGGTGTGGCAGTGGACGCCGTTCATGATGCTGATCCTGCTCGCCGGGCTGCAGAGCCGGGACCAGGAGCAGCTCGAGGCGGCCCGTGTCGACGGCGCGAGCGACTGGCAGATCTTCCGCCACCTCACCCTGCCCCACCTGCGCCGCTACCTCGAACTGGGCGCCCTGCTCGGCTCGATCTACATCGTGCAGAACTTCGACGCCGTCTTCACGATCACGTCCGGCGGCCTGGGCACCGCCAACCTCCCCTACACCGTCTACCAGACCTTCTACCAGGCCCATGAGAACGGCCTGGCCTCGGCCGCCGGCGTCCTGGTCGTCATCGGTTCGATCATCATCGCGACCTTCGCCCTGCGCGTCGTGTCGTCCCTGTTCCGCGAGGAGGTGTCCCGCGCATGA